gcctctttcacagAGACTGAcgggcacagaggccacgcctctttcacggAGACTGAcgggcacagaggccacgcctctttcacggAGACTGAcgggcacagaggccacgcctctttcacagagactgacaggcacaggggccacacctctttcaatcagactgacaggcacagaggccacgcctctctCACTGAGACTAATACCTTTGTGCACTTACACTTGCCATTGAATCCACTTCCTAGAATTCCATGGGCTGAAGCCAGGAAGAAGTTCTTCAGCTCTGGCGTCAACAAGAGATCTCTGGACTGCATTGAGAAAGCTGCGTTCTTCGTCACTCTGGAAGAAGAGGAGCAAGGCATGATGGGAGACGACCCTGACGCTAGTATGGACCGTTATGCCAAGTCTCTCCTTCATGGAAAATGTTACGACAGGCGAGTGAAGACATGAAGATTTGAAGACATaccaaattaattaaaatatttttgtatattattgAGGATTCATGGTTCAGTTTTAATTTGTCAGTCTCATCTGCAGCACTAacatgccgtgtgtgtgtgttcctcaggtGGTTTGATAAGTCGTTCACCGTCGTGATGTATAAGAACGGGAAGAACGGCCTGAACGCTGAGCACTCCTGGGCAGACGCTCCAATCGTCTCCCACATGTGGGAGGTGAGATTtaggaaacaaacaaatacagggTTGAATGGAGGCTTAAATGGAGAGAActcagaatctctctctctctctctcagtatgtcCTGACCATGGACAGTTTTCAGTTGGGGTATAATCAAGAGGGACATTGCAAAGGTGACTGTAATCCGTCTCTGCCCCCCCCACAGCGATTGTCCTGGGACATTCCTTCAGAGGTACACATTTACTCCTTTCTACAAATCACATTCTGTTCTTTTCATTCAATTTCCAAGTCTTTTAATTCCTTTGCTTTTATTCCTCTCTCAGTGTCAGGAGCgtatctctcagtctctctcggTAGCGCAGGCGCTGGCCGATGACGTCAACTTTCACGTTTTCGCCTTTCGTGATTTCGGAAAAGGCAGTATCAAAAAGATCCGCATGAGCCCCGACGCCTTCATCCAGTTAGCTCTTCAGCTGGCCTACTACAGGGTGAGTCTTTAGGTTTAATACATTTCCCATCATGCCCTGCTtcagctcaacacacagccacacaatATCAGTCTAACACATGGTAAGAattacaactctctctctctgatgctcAGGACAGAGGGATGTTCTGTCTGACGTACGAGGCGTCGATGACACGTCTGTTCCGTGAGGGCCGAACTGAAACCGTGCGCTCGTGTACCAGTGAGAGCTGTGCCTTTGTCAAAGCCTTTCAAAATGGAGAGGTAAACACATACTTCTGAGACAATTTTTAGCCATCTGTCTCACACATCTCATGGAAAGGTTTCACTTCTATTTTAATCCATCAGTGTtggaggaaaacaaaaaaaaccaacatgAATACATGCGAGTTTCTCCTTGTCTCTGACTCCTTCACGCCCTTTCTcccctgtactgtgtgtgtgtgtgtttttgtatttgtgtctgctggtggttttttttttccactcttgtccatttgtctctctgtttgtttgtcttatctctctctctatctctatctctattttCACCTCATTTCATTCTCTGTCTGTTATGATTCTCTCTGTTCAGTTTAAAGTATTAAACGAATAAATCTACCTTTCCCTGTGCAGCCGGTGGATGTGTGCAGGCGTCTTTTACGCACGGCGGCTGAGAAGCATCAGATGCTCTACCGGCTGGCCATGACAGGAGCTGGAATAGATCGACACCTCTTCTGCCTCTACGTCGTCTCAAAATACCTGGGTGTCGAGTCGCCCTTCctgaaagaggtgtgtgtgtggaaataaGATGCCTTATGTAGTGAGGGAATGTGTATGGATCTGTAAATAGATTTAAATCTCAAATCTATGATAaattccatgtgtgtgtttcggGTTAGGTGTTGTCTGAGCCGTGGCGTCTCTCCACCAGTCAGACTCCCTTCCAGCAGGTGGAGCTGTTTGACCTCGTGAATCACCCCGACTACATCACCTGTGGAGGAGGATTTGGACCTGTAAGTCTTTTTTATTAGAGATTGTGTTTTTCATATCCGCAAACACAGTGCCCTTACTCTATAGCAATGCATCGGCGCTTTAGTCATTCAGTGTGTTCGGTTCTCTCGCCTGTACATTCTGCTTAAACAGATCAGTTTTCAAAACTCTCATACCACTGTCATGGTCATCATCATCTTATAGATAGCTAAGCCAAGTTTCTGGATCCAATGTTTATGCTACTTGTAAACTAGACTAAATTAGTTATCTAGCCAAATGATTGgtcatttatttagaaaaataaaaaaaatttatactttttaaccacaaaagcttgtctaacactagctctgggatgtgcGTCCATGATGATACGTACTACGTAATCACATCAGAGGGTCACGTGTGAAGTAGGTGAAGCTACAGGCCCattgtttactagtgtggagaaggaggaccaCTCCGAAGTTGTTGTGTGGAACATCACAAAGTTATATGTatctttttgttagtaaagagcgttggacttatttgcacttccttggtctttgcacgtttgctttgtaaacactgggtctgtagctccgcctacatcaCGTGTGACCTTTCAATGTGATTACCTAGAATGTAGTGTTGTGGAcgtgcatcccagagctagtgctagacgagcctTTGCGGTTAAAAAgcatataattttttattttgctaagAAAATGTTAGATGGCTTGTCTAGATAAGAGTCTTCTTCCTGGCCTGGgatggtttagagctctttgaagctgcattttggaagcTCAAACTCTCGggcaccactgaagtccactatatggagaaaaatcctgaaatgttttccctcaataaacataatttctttccgactgaagaaagacagacatgaaaatcttggatgacaaggaggtgaggaaattatctgtagatttatgttctggaagtgaacttctcctttaatgtCCTTCAGAATTAGTATCTCAGTGgatgttgggctactgatcagaaggtcagttGAGAAGCAGTGAAGAATCTGTATCTACAGGACGTCTACAACTGTATCTGCTCTTTAAAACAAGACGGCTTCATATCAAATTTCAGGTCGCGGACGACGGATACGGCGTGTCTTACAGCATCATTGGAGAGAAGATCATCAGCTTCCACATCTCCAGCAAGCGCTCGTGTCCTCAGACCGTGAGTTGTGGTTCGCCAGCGCTACTTGTTCTTTTAAAAGTcagaaagtgtaaaaaaaaaaaattttttttttctcctttttcttagGACTGCCATAAGTTCGGGGTGCAGCTCAGAAAAGCGCTGTGCGATCTCTTGAAGCTGATGACGGACGATAAGCAAGAGGTGCCACAGAGCGAGCAGAACCACACCGCAAAGAAAGAGCTGTAGAGAGGAGAGGGGGGTTCATTCAGAACAGGaagaatttttgttttgtttttgacaaatttgtttgttatttttccccctattgaatgtgtgtgtgtgtgtgtgtgtgtgtaagtatgtggtgtgtggtagAATGATGCAAGGGACCAGAGGCAGGATAGAATTACAGATGCATTAAGAGATGACTTTTTAGacgaggaggagaaggaggaggataaAGAAGTGATGCGGTGATGCGGTCCTGTCTTAAATGCCTTAAGTGTTCAGCAGGTAGGGATTTACTAGCTGCAGCTAGGGTCCAACGTTCTCCAGTCCAGTTCAGCTCagcatcttctttttctttcttttagcaTTAAAGCGAAAAACAACCTATTTGAAAACAtcaccaaaaaataaacaagtgtgATTGCGAAAACGGACAAGAAGGGCTTAGCTAGCTACTAGTCCTGCATGCAAATTATTAGCTTTGTGCAAAAGCATACAGATAGTGTATCATTTACACCGCTACCGTTATGCTTCATTTCACTGCATTCATTTCTGCTTTCTGCATCTTTTAAGCTTCCTGTGTAAAAATATCAGTGCTGCTCAAACGATAATGTCCGTGAGGTCCAGCTAATACTAAAGCCTAGCGAACGCTGATCGAAAGCCCAACCTAAATCGGACCTACATCAGATTTCGACTTCAAGGAGTGACGGCGCCGCATCGCCGGGGCTCACATGACCGCGACAAGGACGATTATTAAGAAcacaaaagaaatgttttttgtttgtttgtatgtttgttttttcaggtcATGAACAATTCaaacctcactcacacactggaaTGTACAATTCTACATCTATGTAAATCTTGAAACGGATTCTCTACATAGGGTTCAACGTTAACACGGTGCAATCGGTGAGCGAACTAGTTTACAGGTCGTTTAGGATACACTTAGATATTAGACCTCACCTTTCGGGTGCGATGAACACGTCGCTCCGaaccattttttttacttgaatgCTGACGTCTTTTTTCCCTCACACTTTTTCCACACGTTTTCTTtgctgatgatgataatgatactGGGCCACACGATGATTCGGTATGAACAAAACCGTGCAGCTGCTCAACTCGAATCTTTATAGACAAATGCATGACATGACGGCTATTTATCATAAAAGAGTCACGGATAGATCACGCCTGAAGGGAACGCGGTCGCACAATCCGAACCGTTCGGTTGTCTCAGTGACGGcgtggtttgttttgtttttttgttttttgttttttaataaatggcTTGAATGAAGATTTCTAATTTCAGGATCTAAGAAAGCTCAGACTGAAGGTCAGGAATCTGCAGAGTTTTTTAAACCAAGCAGCACTTTTGATTGCCAGTGAgactgtttattttcttcacatagGATCCTACAATggggatttattattattattttcattattattattatgactacACTAAAAGTTTTTTCCACTTAATACTTTTACCTTTCTCATCTTATGAACTTAACAACCACTGACTTGACTCGTTGCTGTTCTTGTTGTTATGTGTGATGTTTATTCGATGATGTCCAAACTAACACCTAAAAACAATATGAATATCTGTAATGTATCTAGCTCACTCCTGGACACTCTCTATTTAGAATgagcttttcttcttcttcttcttcttcttcttcttcttctttttttaaaacccaAGCACTTATCCCTTTTTCTCGGGCCAGTAGTTTGCGCCCCGTCTTTTTGTCTCCTATCGCTTTCGTGTTTTCTGCAGTAGCGTGCAAgtctttctcgctctctttgGCCTCACTATAGCAAGTGTCTGTATTTTATACGtctttattggaaaaaaaagtgaaacctcctgaaatcttttttttttttaataaaaagagaTCGAAGCACACAAGATTGTCTGTGTTTGATTTACAAAAGGAAGGAATTACAGAATAAAACGGATGTGAGCCaaaccttctcgtccagcatcagtgtctgacctcactaatgcgcttctagaggaatggtcaaaaattcccataaaccttgtggaaagccttcccagaagagttgaagctgttatagctgtaaagggcggaacaactccatattacattcatgtgtatgtaaaggcacacgtcccagttttgtcctgactcgcagtctccgctctaattcatcccaaaggtgttctatctggttgaggtc
The nucleotide sequence above comes from Hemibagrus wyckioides isolate EC202008001 linkage group LG01, SWU_Hwy_1.0, whole genome shotgun sequence. Encoded proteins:
- the LOC131355064 gene encoding carnitine O-palmitoyltransferase 1, liver isoform isoform X1, translating into MAEAHQAVAFQFTITAEGIDLQLSHEALRQVYLSGLRSWKKRTVRLKNNVITGVYPASLSSWLFVVIAILATMYTRSDPSMGLIAKIQEHLPVSSGSLSPQCRTVVSAVVFSTLLWLSLIFTMKLCLKQLLSYHRWMFEQHGNVSTTTKIWVMLVRIFSGRQPLLYSYQGSLPNLPVPAVKDTIKRYLESVRPLMTDSEFERMASLARDFELNLGNRSQWYLKLKALWASNYVSDWWEEYIYLRGRSPIMVNSNYYGMDFMFVTPTPIQAARAGNTLHALLLYRRKLNKEELKPSRIPGTFIPLCAAQCERLFNTTRTPGVETDTVVHWNDSEHVAVYHRGRFFRLWLYQAGRMLKPREIEQQIQRILDDKSAPAPGEEKLAALTAGERIPWAEARKKFFSSGVNKRSLDCIEKAAFFVTLEEEEQGMMGDDPDASMDRYAKSLLHGKCYDRWFDKSFTVVMYKNGKNGLNAEHSWADAPIVSHMWEYVLTMDSFQLGYNQEGHCKGDCNPSLPPPQRLSWDIPSECQERISQSLSVAQALADDVNFHVFAFRDFGKGSIKKIRMSPDAFIQLALQLAYYRDRGMFCLTYEASMTRLFREGRTETVRSCTSESCAFVKAFQNGEPVDVCRRLLRTAAEKHQMLYRLAMTGAGIDRHLFCLYVVSKYLGVESPFLKEVLSEPWRLSTSQTPFQQVELFDLVNHPDYITCGGGFGPVADDGYGVSYSIIGEKIISFHISSKRSCPQTDCHKFGVQLRKALCDLLKLMTDDKQEVPQSEQNHTAKKEL
- the LOC131355064 gene encoding carnitine O-palmitoyltransferase 1, liver isoform isoform X2, which translates into the protein MAEAHQAVAFQFTITAEGIDLQLSHEALRQVYLSGLRSWKKRTVRLKNNVITGVYPASLSSWLFVVIAILATMYTRSDPSMGLIAKIQEHLPVSGSLSPQCRTVVSAVVFSTLLWLSLIFTMKLCLKQLLSYHRWMFEQHGNVSTTTKIWVMLVRIFSGRQPLLYSYQGSLPNLPVPAVKDTIKRYLESVRPLMTDSEFERMASLARDFELNLGNRSQWYLKLKALWASNYVSDWWEEYIYLRGRSPIMVNSNYYGMDFMFVTPTPIQAARAGNTLHALLLYRRKLNKEELKPSRIPGTFIPLCAAQCERLFNTTRTPGVETDTVVHWNDSEHVAVYHRGRFFRLWLYQAGRMLKPREIEQQIQRILDDKSAPAPGEEKLAALTAGERIPWAEARKKFFSSGVNKRSLDCIEKAAFFVTLEEEEQGMMGDDPDASMDRYAKSLLHGKCYDRWFDKSFTVVMYKNGKNGLNAEHSWADAPIVSHMWEYVLTMDSFQLGYNQEGHCKGDCNPSLPPPQRLSWDIPSECQERISQSLSVAQALADDVNFHVFAFRDFGKGSIKKIRMSPDAFIQLALQLAYYRDRGMFCLTYEASMTRLFREGRTETVRSCTSESCAFVKAFQNGEPVDVCRRLLRTAAEKHQMLYRLAMTGAGIDRHLFCLYVVSKYLGVESPFLKEVLSEPWRLSTSQTPFQQVELFDLVNHPDYITCGGGFGPVADDGYGVSYSIIGEKIISFHISSKRSCPQTDCHKFGVQLRKALCDLLKLMTDDKQEVPQSEQNHTAKKEL